One window from the genome of Dyadobacter sp. CECT 9275 encodes:
- a CDS encoding SRPBCC family protein gives MELEVITEIPIYRPAQEVFEALFDQDKMADFFTSLLSSLTSEGKTAGSLQADSVPGMELVHVIPNEMIQFNWTVSIVPTSVLLTFTPITHTSTLLKVVEGHWSKNSEGLRSYAQQMQTWTYFNVRLKLFLEHGLHLDSFLNNPNDKAS, from the coding sequence ATGGAACTTGAAGTAATCACCGAAATCCCTATTTACAGGCCTGCACAGGAAGTTTTTGAAGCCCTATTCGACCAAGATAAAATGGCTGATTTCTTCACTTCGCTGCTCTCTTCACTCACCAGCGAAGGAAAAACTGCTGGCTCCCTTCAAGCGGATAGTGTACCTGGCATGGAGCTGGTGCATGTCATTCCGAACGAAATGATCCAATTCAACTGGACAGTAAGTATAGTACCCACAAGCGTGCTCTTAACCTTTACGCCCATTACCCACACCAGTACATTACTGAAAGTGGTGGAAGGACATTGGAGCAAAAACTCTGAAGGCCTTCGGTCCTATGCGCAGCAAATGCAAACCTGGACTTACTTTAATGTGCGCTTGAAACTCTTTCTGGAACATGGTCTACATCTGGATTCATTCCTGAATAATCCAAACGATAAAGCTTCCTGA
- a CDS encoding DUF2147 domain-containing protein, which produces MKKIVFLLAISFFSFVSETQHSGADAIVGVWLSEEKDGKIEVYRTGNKYNGKIIWGKELMEADGKTSRKDIHNPDKKLRARSLENMVILSDFEYTGSTWENGTIYDPHSGKTYSCIIKLKGQTLEIRGFVGISLLGRTTYWKRDTE; this is translated from the coding sequence ATGAAGAAAATAGTATTTTTATTAGCTATCTCATTTTTCAGTTTTGTCTCTGAAACGCAACATTCCGGAGCAGATGCCATCGTAGGCGTATGGCTTTCCGAGGAGAAGGATGGAAAGATTGAAGTGTACAGGACAGGGAATAAGTATAACGGAAAAATTATATGGGGCAAGGAACTTATGGAAGCGGACGGCAAGACTTCCAGAAAGGATATTCACAATCCTGATAAAAAGTTAAGAGCCAGAAGTCTCGAGAACATGGTCATCCTGTCAGACTTTGAATATACCGGCAGCACCTGGGAAAATGGCACCATCTACGATCCGCATAGCGGCAAAACATACAGCTGCATTATTAAGCTGAAAGGTCAGACGTTAGAGATCCGGGGCTTTGTGGGTATCTCTCTGCTGGGCCGCACAACCTACTGGAAGCGAGACACCGAGTAA
- a CDS encoding LLM class flavin-dependent oxidoreductase: MRKIKIGILDQSVVRKNSTAKEAIEETIATARLAEELGYSRFWISEHHNSTFIAGSTPEVLMVKLADETSHIRIGSGGIMLPNHSALKVAENFRMLETLFPGRIDLGMGRAPGTDRLTSSLLNPSNDFSERSYLRQLEHLQHFFEDTAGTDDGFIYAVPQAATTPGQWILSSSGGSSSIAAKFGLGLVVAKFINGFAGPEVIDSYRRDFRPSAHYPKPEAMLSIFVLCGETEEKALQMRKIQDYILLQFERGNFGPFPSYADIKNYQFSPGELERIKYNSGRVISGTKESVKEQLTALADRFDVDEIIISTMGEDAQTRKKSFELISEVFHLREAVV, translated from the coding sequence ATGAGGAAAATAAAAATTGGCATACTGGATCAATCCGTTGTGAGGAAAAACAGTACTGCAAAAGAGGCTATCGAAGAAACCATTGCAACCGCCCGATTAGCTGAAGAACTGGGTTACAGCAGATTCTGGATTTCTGAACACCATAACTCGACTTTTATCGCAGGTTCCACACCGGAAGTACTGATGGTGAAACTTGCGGATGAAACGTCTCATATTAGGATTGGCTCAGGAGGAATAATGCTTCCTAACCACAGTGCATTGAAAGTGGCCGAAAACTTCCGGATGCTGGAGACCCTCTTCCCAGGCCGCATTGACCTGGGCATGGGCCGTGCTCCGGGTACCGACAGGCTGACCTCTTCCCTACTTAATCCTTCCAACGATTTTAGTGAAAGGAGCTATTTGAGGCAACTGGAACATCTTCAGCACTTTTTTGAAGATACCGCCGGAACAGATGATGGCTTTATCTATGCCGTGCCACAGGCTGCCACTACGCCTGGCCAATGGATATTGAGTTCAAGCGGAGGAAGCAGTAGTATTGCTGCAAAATTCGGGTTGGGTTTGGTTGTGGCCAAATTTATTAATGGCTTTGCCGGCCCCGAAGTAATAGACAGCTACCGCAGGGATTTCCGGCCTTCTGCGCACTACCCAAAGCCCGAAGCTATGCTTTCCATTTTCGTACTTTGCGGTGAAACAGAAGAAAAAGCACTGCAAATGAGAAAGATACAGGATTACATACTGCTTCAGTTCGAACGTGGAAACTTTGGCCCTTTCCCCAGTTATGCCGACATCAAAAATTATCAGTTTTCACCCGGCGAACTGGAAAGAATTAAATACAACAGCGGCAGGGTAATATCGGGAACGAAGGAGTCAGTAAAAGAGCAACTCACAGCTCTTGCCGATCGTTTTGATGTGGATGAAATCATCATTTCAACCATGGGCGAGGATGCACAAACGAGAAAAAAATCTTTTGAATTGATTTCGGAGGTATTTCATTTGAGAGAAGCGGTAGTTTAA
- a CDS encoding helix-turn-helix transcriptional regulator yields MNRFDRITAILIQLQSRKIVRAQDLADRFEISLRTVYRDISSLAEAGVPIVSEAGVGYSIMDGYRLPPVMFTREEARTFITAEKLMEKFTDLTVKSHYQSAMYKIRAVLKSSEKSMVENLENHIEVRQHYSPFATTSDNSLDLLLKSISEKKAVNILYTALGYDQASMRLIEPVGVYHENNYWYTVAYCHLRKNYRNFRLDRIVKIELTDTSFNLQHAPLKDFLQKQVSHDQNLHLIIIRLQKRIRPYINEQKYYYGYVSEVIEDDIVEMTFLSSYLEGFARWFMMLAPDASIVQPQILKDRLKKLIAEISEKL; encoded by the coding sequence ATGAACCGCTTCGATAGAATTACGGCCATACTGATCCAGCTCCAGTCACGTAAAATTGTGAGGGCGCAGGATCTGGCCGATCGCTTTGAAATAAGTCTTCGGACGGTTTATCGGGACATCAGCTCCCTGGCTGAGGCAGGAGTACCCATCGTATCGGAAGCAGGGGTGGGTTATTCCATCATGGATGGCTACCGCCTTCCACCGGTTATGTTCACCCGGGAAGAAGCGCGTACATTCATTACGGCTGAAAAATTAATGGAGAAATTCACGGATCTCACGGTGAAGTCGCACTACCAGTCGGCCATGTACAAGATCCGGGCTGTTTTAAAAAGCAGCGAAAAATCCATGGTCGAAAACCTGGAAAACCATATTGAAGTAAGGCAGCATTACAGTCCTTTTGCCACCACATCCGACAACTCCCTGGATCTCCTCCTGAAGAGTATTTCCGAAAAGAAGGCCGTGAATATTCTGTACACGGCCCTTGGCTATGATCAGGCCAGTATGCGGCTCATTGAACCCGTGGGAGTTTACCACGAAAATAATTATTGGTATACCGTTGCCTACTGCCATTTAAGAAAAAATTACCGCAACTTCCGGCTTGACAGGATCGTTAAAATCGAGCTTACCGATACTTCCTTTAATCTGCAGCATGCCCCTCTTAAAGACTTTCTTCAGAAACAGGTAAGCCATGACCAAAACCTGCACCTGATCATCATCAGGCTCCAAAAACGTATACGGCCGTACATCAACGAGCAAAAGTATTACTATGGATATGTTTCGGAGGTAATAGAAGACGACATCGTTGAAATGACATTCCTGAGCAGTTATCTGGAGGGATTTGCGAGGTGGTTCATGATGCTCGCACCCGACGCTTCGATAGTGCAGCCGCAAATCCTGAAAGATCGCCTGAAAAAGCTCATAGCCGAGATTTCCGAAAAATTGTAG
- a CDS encoding DinB family protein, with translation MMTMPATEKEVNSMLYLINNFTRYNLWANATLVHWLKTKSPELLDKEVTSSFPTIRLTLLHILKTQGYWLSVISGEEYSENQGADPESVLSEVIDQSARIVEFVESMPAESIQDETMVINPWFECNFPNFEYILHLVNHTTYHRGQIITVGRQLGLTDAPITDYNFFNVRGK, from the coding sequence ATGATGACGATGCCAGCAACCGAAAAAGAGGTAAACAGCATGCTTTACCTGATCAATAACTTCACCCGGTACAACCTATGGGCCAACGCTACCCTGGTACACTGGCTGAAAACCAAATCTCCGGAGCTGCTGGATAAGGAAGTAACATCCAGTTTCCCAACGATCAGACTTACCTTACTTCATATTCTGAAAACTCAGGGGTACTGGCTTTCTGTTATTTCCGGGGAAGAGTACTCCGAAAACCAGGGAGCCGATCCGGAATCAGTGCTGAGCGAGGTGATTGACCAGTCTGCCCGGATCGTTGAATTTGTAGAGTCTATGCCGGCGGAATCGATTCAGGATGAAACGATGGTGATAAACCCCTGGTTCGAATGCAATTTCCCAAACTTTGAATACATTCTTCATCTGGTCAATCATACCACTTACCACCGCGGACAGATAATTACCGTGGGCCGACAATTAGGCCTTACCGATGCACCGATAACGGATTACAACTTCTTTAATGTAAGGGGAAAGTGA
- a CDS encoding NADPH-dependent FMN reductase: MSSPLKPKMLGISGSLRKDSTNSLILQTIQLHQSGMADMEIYSGLDQLPHFNPGITEPDIVKEFKQKLAAADALIISTPEYAFGVPGVLKNALDWLVSSGELNEKPVAAISASPLWSGGDKAMASLLLTLQALGTHTSENTTLSIPLIKTRFNSDMQLTDPEILHQLKNLVKNLLCILNPKT; encoded by the coding sequence ATGTCATCTCCCCTAAAACCAAAAATGCTGGGTATATCCGGAAGCCTGCGTAAGGACTCTACCAATTCTCTGATTCTTCAGACCATACAACTTCATCAGTCCGGCATGGCCGACATGGAGATATATTCAGGCTTGGATCAGTTGCCACATTTTAATCCCGGCATTACGGAACCGGATATTGTTAAAGAATTTAAACAAAAACTGGCAGCCGCCGATGCACTTATCATCAGCACCCCTGAGTATGCGTTTGGCGTACCAGGAGTTTTGAAAAATGCGCTGGACTGGTTAGTATCCAGTGGCGAATTGAACGAAAAACCGGTGGCAGCCATCAGTGCATCACCATTATGGTCGGGTGGCGATAAAGCAATGGCTTCCCTCCTGCTCACATTACAGGCCCTGGGTACCCACACCAGCGAAAACACGACACTTTCTATTCCTCTGATCAAGACCAGGTTTAACAGTGATATGCAATTAACTGATCCCGAAATCCTGCATCAGTTGAAAAATCTGGTTAAAAATCTTTTATGTATCCTGAACCCGAAGACTTAG
- a CDS encoding O-acetylhomoserine aminocarboxypropyltransferase/cysteine synthase family protein, with amino-acid sequence MKFETLQLHAGQTPDPATNSRAVPLYQTTSYVFNNAEHAANLFALKEFGNIYTRIMNPTTDVFEKRVAALEGGVAALATASGHSAQFLAINNITTVGDNFVTTSFLYGGTYNQFKNSFKAIGVEARFADGDNVESFEKLIDEKTKLLYLETIGNPGFNVPDFEAFAALAAKYDLPLIVDNTFGAAGAIAQPIKHGAHVVVQSATKWIGGHGTSIGGVIVDAGTYNWGNGKFAQFTSPSPSYHGLIYNDVFGIGGPFGNIQFIIRARVEGLRDWGPSLSPFNSFLFLQGLETLSLRIERTCENALKLAEWLEAHDEIESVNYPGLPSNQYHGLAKKYLTRGFGGVLSFVLKGDKKRAEAFVDNLQLISNLANVGDSKTLVIHPASTTHSQLSEAEQLTAGVHPSGIRISLGIEHIDDIIADIEAAISKI; translated from the coding sequence ATGAAATTCGAGACCTTACAGTTGCACGCAGGACAGACGCCGGATCCGGCTACAAATTCACGGGCGGTGCCACTTTATCAAACCACTTCTTATGTTTTCAACAATGCAGAACACGCGGCTAACCTGTTCGCTCTGAAAGAGTTCGGAAATATTTATACCCGGATCATGAATCCTACGACGGATGTTTTTGAAAAACGGGTGGCTGCTCTTGAAGGTGGCGTAGCGGCTCTCGCCACCGCCTCGGGACACTCGGCGCAGTTCCTGGCCATCAACAACATCACCACCGTCGGAGATAATTTTGTAACGACTTCCTTTTTATACGGAGGCACGTATAATCAGTTCAAGAACTCCTTCAAGGCAATTGGTGTGGAAGCTCGCTTTGCCGACGGCGACAACGTGGAAAGTTTCGAAAAGCTGATTGACGAAAAAACCAAGTTACTATACCTGGAAACAATTGGAAACCCAGGTTTCAACGTGCCAGATTTCGAAGCATTTGCCGCTTTGGCTGCCAAGTATGACCTTCCATTGATCGTCGACAATACCTTTGGTGCAGCCGGGGCCATTGCCCAGCCCATCAAACACGGTGCCCACGTAGTGGTACAGTCGGCCACCAAATGGATAGGCGGCCATGGAACCTCCATTGGCGGAGTTATTGTGGATGCAGGTACCTATAATTGGGGAAATGGAAAATTCGCACAATTCACTTCCCCTTCGCCGTCCTATCACGGCCTGATTTATAACGATGTGTTTGGTATTGGCGGGCCATTTGGAAACATTCAGTTCATTATCAGAGCCCGTGTGGAAGGCCTGCGCGACTGGGGACCTTCGTTATCACCTTTTAATTCCTTTTTATTCCTTCAGGGCCTGGAAACACTCTCGCTCCGTATTGAGCGTACCTGTGAAAATGCGCTGAAACTTGCGGAATGGCTGGAAGCACATGATGAAATAGAAAGTGTAAATTATCCAGGCCTGCCTTCCAACCAGTATCACGGCCTGGCCAAAAAATACCTTACCAGAGGGTTCGGAGGAGTACTATCCTTTGTGCTGAAAGGCGATAAGAAAAGAGCCGAAGCTTTTGTTGACAACCTTCAGCTGATCAGTAACCTGGCCAACGTAGGAGACTCCAAAACACTGGTTATCCACCCGGCGTCCACCACTCACTCTCAGCTATCGGAAGCCGAACAGCTCACAGCAGGTGTTCACCCTTCAGGTATACGCATTTCGTTAGGTATCGAACATATCGATGACATTATAGCGGACATCGAAGCAGCGATAAGCAAAATTTAG
- a CDS encoding S9 family peptidase, with protein MRIILVVLSVIVFSCNQKNKVKDTYQWPGLTPPVAEKKDHETGMHGDKRNDEYYWMADFFTQGPDSAEVVKYLNEENAYTDAMMAGTDAFQKSLFDEMKVRIKEKDESVPVFHNGYFYYTRSEEGEQYYKYCRKKGSLGAPEEILLDVDQLAIGHAYYSVAGFNISPDNNLLAFGVDTVSRRQYTIYVKNLATGELLTDAIFPTSGGSVWGNDNKTLFYTATNSKTLLSEKIKRHKLGTEAKKDVVVYHEKDKSNYIGVGKTKSEKYILISSSATMSSEVRILDADRPEGNFELFQPRLKDVLYDVDHQNDRFLIVTNKDALNFRLMETALSRTGVENWKEVIPHRPDVLLEEIDVFKDFLVVTERKNGLLQLRIRNEKNGTEHYVDFGEPAYTAYAGSNPEFNTANLRYIYTSLTTPNSVYDYNMETRDKELKKRQEVVGGYSPEEYVTERLYATAADGVKVPISLVYKKGTRKDGNAPLLLYGYGSYGNSMDAGFSSGRLSLLNRGFIFALAHIRGGQEMGRQWYEDGKLFKKKNTFTDFIACAEYLISQQYTSKQHLYAEGGSAGGLLMGAVVNLRPDLWHGVIADVPFVDVVTTMLDESIPLTTNEFDEWGNPKEKEAYFYMKSYSPYDNVAKKAYPNMLVTTGLHDSQVQYFEPAKWVARLRTHKTDQNILLLKTNMEAGHGGASGRFDFLKEVALQYAFLFALEGIMD; from the coding sequence ATGAGAATCATTTTGGTGGTTTTGTCTGTTATTGTTTTTTCGTGTAACCAAAAAAATAAAGTGAAGGATACGTATCAATGGCCGGGGCTGACTCCTCCCGTAGCAGAAAAAAAGGATCATGAAACAGGAATGCATGGCGACAAACGCAATGACGAATATTACTGGATGGCCGATTTTTTCACGCAGGGGCCCGACAGCGCGGAGGTTGTAAAGTACCTGAATGAGGAAAATGCCTATACCGATGCCATGATGGCAGGTACCGATGCTTTCCAAAAGTCACTTTTCGATGAAATGAAGGTGCGCATTAAGGAGAAAGATGAGTCGGTGCCGGTGTTTCATAATGGATATTTTTACTATACAAGAAGTGAGGAAGGGGAGCAATATTATAAATATTGTCGTAAAAAGGGCTCGCTGGGAGCCCCGGAGGAAATTCTGCTGGATGTAGATCAACTCGCTATTGGGCATGCCTACTATTCGGTGGCCGGGTTTAATATCAGTCCTGACAATAACCTGCTCGCATTTGGTGTGGATACGGTTTCCAGAAGACAGTATACGATTTATGTTAAAAATCTGGCGACGGGCGAACTGCTCACAGACGCTATTTTCCCTACCAGCGGTGGTTCGGTTTGGGGAAATGATAATAAAACACTGTTTTATACTGCTACAAATTCGAAAACGCTGCTCAGCGAGAAAATAAAGAGACACAAGCTGGGTACGGAAGCGAAAAAAGATGTGGTTGTTTACCATGAAAAGGACAAGAGCAACTACATTGGCGTAGGCAAAACGAAGTCGGAAAAGTACATTCTGATCAGTTCCTCGGCCACCATGTCTTCTGAGGTACGTATATTGGATGCGGATCGGCCAGAAGGAAATTTTGAGCTGTTTCAACCCCGTTTGAAGGACGTATTGTACGACGTGGATCACCAGAATGACAGGTTTTTGATTGTGACGAACAAGGATGCCTTGAATTTCAGGTTGATGGAAACGGCTTTGTCTCGGACGGGCGTGGAAAACTGGAAGGAAGTGATCCCTCACAGGCCTGATGTACTGCTGGAGGAAATCGATGTTTTTAAGGATTTTCTGGTTGTTACCGAAAGAAAAAACGGCTTGCTGCAACTGCGCATCAGGAATGAAAAGAACGGGACGGAACATTATGTGGATTTCGGAGAACCCGCATATACCGCCTACGCTGGCTCCAATCCGGAGTTCAATACTGCTAACCTGAGATATATTTATACGTCGCTTACCACGCCGAATTCTGTGTACGATTACAACATGGAAACAAGGGATAAGGAGCTTAAAAAGCGTCAGGAAGTTGTGGGCGGCTATTCGCCGGAGGAGTATGTCACGGAACGACTGTATGCCACCGCAGCGGATGGCGTGAAGGTACCCATTTCGCTTGTGTACAAAAAAGGGACCAGGAAGGATGGGAACGCGCCGCTGCTGCTGTATGGATATGGCTCTTACGGCAATAGTATGGATGCAGGTTTTAGTTCCGGCAGGCTGAGCCTGTTGAACCGCGGCTTTATTTTTGCTCTTGCGCACATCAGGGGAGGGCAGGAAATGGGCAGGCAGTGGTATGAGGATGGTAAATTGTTTAAGAAGAAAAACACTTTTACCGATTTTATTGCCTGTGCCGAGTATCTCATCAGCCAGCAGTATACCTCAAAACAACATTTGTATGCCGAAGGTGGAAGTGCAGGCGGCTTGCTGATGGGTGCTGTCGTGAACCTTCGTCCGGACCTATGGCATGGGGTTATCGCGGATGTTCCGTTTGTGGATGTGGTAACAACCATGCTGGATGAGAGTATCCCCTTGACTACCAATGAGTTTGACGAGTGGGGGAATCCAAAAGAGAAGGAAGCGTACTTTTATATGAAATCATACTCTCCCTATGACAACGTGGCTAAAAAGGCATATCCCAATATGTTGGTAACCACGGGATTACACGACAGTCAGGTGCAGTATTTTGAGCCTGCCAAATGGGTGGCCCGTTTGAGAACGCATAAAACGGATCAGAATATTCTGTTGCTTAAAACCAATATGGAAGCAGGACATGGCGGTGCTTCCGGGCGCTTTGATTTTCTGAAAGAAGTGGCATTACAGTACGCCTTTTTGTTCGCTTTGGAAGGAATAATGGATTGA
- the polA gene encoding DNA polymerase I → MDKPVHKLFLLDAMALIYRAHFAFIKAPRITSKGLNTSAVFGFTNTLLEVLQKEKPTHIGVAFDTAAPTFRHIQFEAYKAQRQEQPEDITVAIPLVKKLLEAMCIPVLVLDGFEADDIIGTIAKEASKEGFEVYMMTPDKDYGQLVEQYVHIYKPAFMGKGAEILGVQEVLDRWQIKRIDQVVDILGLMGDAVDNIPGIPGVGEKTAQKLIEEYDTIENLIAHAGEIKGKLGEKIRENFDKALLSKQLATIDIKVPVPFDAEDLTVCSPDTEKIIALFDELEFKTLRQRVLGTAMPAAAALLPTPKQKTADKKGQLDLFGNPTEELGSQPAVISENFADPDQPDTGETQALLPKRTIDNSFHRYHTVDTPELMQSLAYYLSQQESFCFDTETNSLDAVNAELVGMSFAYLAGEAFYIPVPANQAEAQQIVDVFKEVFENEKIGKIGQNIKYDLLVLKNYGVDVRGKLSDTMLAHYLLEPDKRHGMDLLSESYLNYTPVSITELIGKKGVRQGNMRDVPIPEITQYAGEDADITFRLNTIFTKELPKYNAQKLFETVEMPLVQVLSDMESTGVRIDSNALAEMSRLLENDMRVTESQIFEAAGTSFNISSPKQLGEVLFDKMKLIAKPKKTKTGQYATGEDILSELENDHEIARKILDFRELQKLKSTYVDALPTLVSPRTGRIHTSYNQAVAATGRLSSTNPNLQNIPIRTPRGKEIRRAFIPSSDAFQILSADYSQIELRIMAAFSEDTSMIEAFNQGRDIHATTASKVFKVDLDAVTSDMRRKAKMVNFGIIYGISAFGLAQRLAIPRGEAAEIIRAYFEEFPAIKAYMDRVVNDAREHHFVETILGRRRYLADINSRNQTNRGYAERNAINAPIQGSAADMIKVAMINIHDFMKSENLRSRMILQVHDELVFEAHKDEIPLLREKVDELMRTAISLPVRMETGIGIGANWLEAH, encoded by the coding sequence ATGGACAAACCCGTTCACAAGCTTTTTCTTCTCGACGCCATGGCGTTGATCTACCGCGCACACTTTGCATTCATCAAGGCACCGCGCATTACCTCCAAAGGCTTAAATACCAGCGCTGTTTTCGGCTTTACCAATACATTGCTCGAGGTTTTACAAAAAGAGAAACCGACCCATATCGGCGTCGCTTTTGATACTGCCGCTCCAACTTTCCGTCATATACAATTTGAGGCTTATAAAGCACAGCGCCAGGAACAACCCGAAGATATTACGGTGGCCATTCCGCTGGTCAAAAAACTGCTGGAAGCGATGTGTATCCCGGTGCTGGTACTGGACGGCTTCGAGGCCGACGATATCATTGGTACCATTGCCAAAGAAGCCTCCAAAGAGGGATTTGAGGTATACATGATGACACCCGACAAGGACTATGGCCAGCTGGTGGAACAATACGTGCACATTTACAAGCCCGCTTTTATGGGCAAAGGGGCGGAAATTCTCGGCGTTCAGGAAGTACTTGACCGCTGGCAGATCAAGCGCATTGACCAGGTAGTGGATATCCTTGGCTTAATGGGTGACGCCGTGGACAATATTCCCGGCATCCCCGGGGTGGGCGAAAAAACCGCACAAAAGCTCATAGAGGAATACGATACCATTGAAAACCTGATTGCGCATGCTGGGGAAATCAAAGGAAAACTGGGTGAAAAAATCAGAGAAAATTTCGACAAAGCGTTGCTTAGCAAACAGCTCGCTACGATTGATATCAAAGTTCCGGTACCGTTTGACGCCGAGGATCTCACCGTATGCAGCCCGGATACGGAGAAAATCATAGCGCTCTTTGACGAACTGGAATTTAAAACCTTACGCCAGCGCGTGCTGGGAACGGCCATGCCAGCAGCGGCCGCCCTTCTTCCTACACCAAAGCAAAAAACGGCAGATAAGAAAGGGCAGTTGGATCTTTTTGGCAACCCGACGGAAGAACTTGGGAGCCAGCCGGCCGTGATCAGTGAAAACTTTGCGGACCCGGACCAGCCTGATACCGGAGAAACACAGGCATTACTCCCCAAAAGGACTATCGACAATTCGTTTCACCGTTACCATACCGTTGATACCCCCGAGCTGATGCAAAGCCTGGCCTATTACCTGAGCCAGCAGGAGTCCTTTTGTTTTGACACCGAAACCAATTCGCTGGATGCCGTCAATGCAGAGCTGGTAGGTATGTCGTTTGCTTATCTGGCGGGTGAAGCCTTTTACATCCCGGTTCCTGCAAACCAGGCTGAAGCGCAGCAAATCGTAGATGTTTTCAAAGAAGTATTCGAAAATGAAAAGATTGGGAAGATAGGTCAGAATATCAAATACGACCTGCTGGTACTGAAGAATTATGGCGTTGACGTAAGAGGTAAGCTCAGCGATACCATGCTGGCCCATTACCTGCTCGAACCGGACAAACGGCACGGAATGGATCTGCTTTCAGAAAGTTACCTGAATTACACTCCGGTTTCGATCACCGAACTGATCGGTAAAAAAGGCGTCCGCCAGGGAAATATGCGGGACGTACCCATCCCCGAAATTACCCAGTACGCCGGTGAGGACGCCGATATTACGTTCCGGCTCAATACCATTTTTACAAAGGAACTGCCCAAGTATAACGCACAAAAGCTATTTGAAACAGTAGAAATGCCGCTCGTGCAGGTACTGTCGGACATGGAAAGCACGGGGGTGAGGATCGACAGCAACGCCCTTGCAGAAATGTCCAGATTACTGGAAAATGACATGCGGGTGACCGAATCTCAGATTTTTGAGGCGGCCGGTACTTCCTTCAATATCAGTTCTCCCAAGCAGCTTGGTGAAGTTCTGTTCGATAAAATGAAACTGATTGCCAAGCCCAAAAAGACCAAAACAGGACAATACGCGACGGGTGAAGATATTCTTTCGGAACTGGAAAACGACCATGAAATTGCACGTAAAATACTGGATTTTAGAGAATTACAAAAATTAAAATCAACCTATGTAGATGCCTTGCCAACCCTGGTAAGCCCCAGAACCGGACGTATACATACCTCGTACAACCAGGCAGTTGCGGCCACCGGGCGGCTGAGCTCTACCAATCCCAATCTACAGAATATCCCCATCCGCACACCGCGCGGGAAGGAAATCAGAAGGGCTTTTATTCCCTCTTCCGACGCATTCCAAATCCTTTCGGCGGATTATTCGCAGATTGAACTTCGGATCATGGCAGCATTCAGTGAAGATACGAGTATGATTGAGGCATTTAACCAGGGACGGGATATCCATGCCACCACTGCCAGTAAGGTGTTTAAGGTAGATCTGGACGCCGTTACCTCTGACATGCGGAGGAAGGCCAAAATGGTAAATTTTGGAATTATCTATGGCATATCGGCTTTCGGGCTGGCTCAGCGGCTGGCAATACCCCGTGGTGAAGCTGCCGAAATTATCAGAGCCTATTTCGAAGAATTTCCGGCTATCAAAGCTTATATGGACCGGGTGGTCAACGATGCGCGGGAGCATCATTTTGTGGAAACCATTCTGGGCCGCAGGAGGTACCTGGCAGACATCAATTCTCGCAACCAGACCAACCGGGGATATGCGGAACGAAATGCTATAAACGCACCGATCCAGGGATCCGCAGCGGATATGATTAAAGTGGCGATGATCAATATCCATGATTTTATGAAATCGGAAAACCTCCGGTCGCGTATGATCCTGCAGGTTCATGATGAACTCGTGTTTGAGGCGCATAAAGACGAAATTCCTTTACTCCGGGAAAAAGTAGATGAATTAATGCGCACCGCCATTTCACTACCCGTCAGGATGGAAACAGGGATCGGGATAGGCGCCAACTGGCTCGAAGCACACTGA